The following are encoded in a window of Armatimonas rosea genomic DNA:
- a CDS encoding PQQ-binding-like beta-propeller repeat protein, which produces MSNWPQAAGPKGNWQTSGKAPISWSVAENKGVVWKTTLPETGQSGLAVWGDWLFLTTMAEQAESNTAKEGGNIVGHCVDAKTGKILWSVALNAAEPSPYAYGFSDSSSPTPVTDGKRVWFTNSSGQIACCEAATGKVLWRREWKPTTGRPFNKQFEPILDNGILLSCEPREPGDPQRERDPWNYLKGLDAATGKVLWVAEDALTHYNTPVYGKLDGVPCVLQGRGGHHDVPEKPTGLSLTRLTDGKTLWRTELTGKALYNMHWDEKIAVWIDEDKSELTVLESKTGKILRKIALDLSVSLRTWDGAQYATESGVNLKQRKIKVFPAWFTNIVIDGHCWFLCFSNPQPAYGQGPTGPLYCAGRVNLASGKVEYLELPTAPGGVYKKPVPASTVNSRGRDIAQDGRSKRDGWHWVFIGSPIAVDGRIYYTVQNGVTYVLNGKAKTMDERAILAVNDLGPLGQTWSLNTPTAVNGKLYHRTMKELICLG; this is translated from the coding sequence CGACACTCCCGGAGACGGGGCAGAGTGGGCTCGCGGTCTGGGGAGACTGGCTTTTCCTGACCACGATGGCGGAGCAGGCAGAGAGCAACACAGCCAAAGAGGGCGGAAATATTGTCGGGCACTGCGTGGATGCAAAGACTGGCAAGATTCTCTGGAGTGTCGCGCTCAACGCGGCCGAGCCCAGCCCCTATGCCTACGGCTTCTCGGACTCGTCGTCGCCCACCCCGGTCACCGACGGCAAGCGCGTCTGGTTCACCAACTCCAGCGGGCAGATTGCGTGCTGCGAGGCGGCCACGGGGAAAGTGCTCTGGCGGCGGGAGTGGAAGCCGACCACGGGGCGCCCGTTCAACAAGCAGTTCGAGCCGATCCTCGACAACGGGATTCTCCTGAGCTGCGAGCCGCGCGAGCCCGGCGACCCGCAGCGCGAGCGCGACCCGTGGAACTACCTCAAGGGCCTCGATGCCGCCACAGGGAAAGTTCTGTGGGTAGCCGAAGACGCCCTGACACACTACAACACGCCGGTCTACGGGAAACTCGACGGCGTCCCGTGTGTCTTGCAGGGCCGCGGTGGGCACCACGATGTCCCCGAGAAGCCCACGGGTCTCTCCCTCACCCGCCTCACCGATGGCAAGACCCTCTGGCGAACGGAGCTGACCGGCAAGGCGCTCTACAACATGCACTGGGATGAGAAAATCGCGGTGTGGATCGACGAGGACAAGTCCGAGCTGACCGTGCTGGAGAGCAAGACCGGAAAGATCCTGCGGAAGATTGCGCTTGATCTGAGTGTCTCGCTCCGCACCTGGGACGGCGCTCAGTACGCCACGGAGAGCGGAGTCAATCTGAAGCAGCGCAAGATCAAGGTCTTCCCGGCGTGGTTTACGAATATCGTCATCGACGGCCACTGCTGGTTTCTCTGCTTCTCCAACCCACAGCCCGCCTACGGCCAAGGCCCCACGGGACCGCTCTACTGCGCGGGCCGCGTTAACCTAGCATCGGGCAAGGTCGAGTACCTGGAGCTCCCTACCGCGCCCGGCGGGGTCTACAAGAAGCCCGTGCCCGCCTCGACTGTCAACTCCCGGGGCCGTGATATCGCCCAGGATGGCCGCTCCAAGCGCGACGGCTGGCACTGGGTCTTTATCGGCTCCCCCATCGCCGTGGATGGCAGAATCTACTACACGGTGCAGAACGGGGTGACCTATGTGCTCAATGGCAAGGCGAAGACCATGGACGAGCGCGCGATTCTGGCGGTCAATGATCTCGGCCCCCTCGGGCAGACCTGGAGCCTGAACACCCCGACCGCGGTCAATGGAAAGCTCTACCATAGAACTATGAAGGAGCTAATCTGCCTCGGATGA